ACAGGTCTGGCTATTGCGCTATTGATCTATCTGTATCGCCGTTTGAAAGAAGGATCAGACCCGCAGGCCGATTTTCGCGGCAGCATGACCGCGCGAATTTGGCAAACAGCGCAAGAGTCCTTTCTAATCCGAAGTACAGGGGTACAGATTTTTCTGATCTTGTTGTTTGCTCTAGGGCTTGGTCCCGGCGCAATCATCGTTTATTTGTTTAATTCTAGCTTCTTATTTGTTTTGTATTGCGGCATCGCTTTACTAATTGGGTTGCCCCTGCTCTATCTTATCTTAAGACAAGCGGGTTATTTCAATAAGATTGCGCTTTATTTGGAAAATATCGTTCAAGGGTACGCAGTCCCTGATTTAACAATAAAAGGTCAATCGAAATTAGCCAAAATAGCCGAAAATGTGAATCGATTAAAGCAAGGCGTTAAGGTGTCCCAACAAGAGCAAGCAAAAAGCGAACGATTAAAAACAGAATTAATCACCAATGTGAGCCATGACTTGCGGACGCCGTTAACATCGGTGATCACTTATACGGAATTGTTAAAACAACCCAACCTATCAGATGAAGAACGCGCATCGTATGTAGGGATCATTGATCAAAAATCTAAGCGGTTAAAGGTGTTGATTGATGACCTGTTTGAAGCGTCAAAAATGGCGAGTGGAAGTGTAGAGTTAACGAAACAAAAAGTCGATCTTGTGCAATTGTTACAGCAGGCTTTAGCCGAATATGATGAACAGATCAAAACTTCAGGCTTACAATTTCGGATTACAACACCAGAAACACCCGTCTACGCGCTAGTCGATGGACAAAAGGTGTGGCGCGCGTTTGATAATTTGATCTACAACATCTTAAAATACAGTTTGGAACATACTCGCGTCTATATTTCAGTTCAAGCCGACGGTTCCATTGCCCGCATTATTTTTAGAAATATTGCTAAATATGAGCTGGGTGAAAATGTAGACGAATTGTTTGAACGATTTAAACGTGGCGATACGTCACGGCAAACAGAAGGCTCAGGATTAGGACTAGCAATCGCTAAATCGATCATTGATCTTCATGATGGTTCGCTAGACATTGAAGTGGATGGCGACCTGTTCAAAGTGACGATTTCTTTACAAAGCGCCTAAAAATGAAGAGCCCTGATCTACGGCCTCAGCTGGTCGTTTATCAGGGCTCTTGTTGTTATTCTTGCCACTTCATGTCACCGATACACGGTTCACAAACATAGAGGTGGTATGAATTTTCTAAGTGATCTGCTTGCTCCTCATCAGGAGGGCTTTCGAGTTGGCCGCAAACTTCACAAATTTTACTCACTACACTTCCTCCCTATCCAATGCATAGCCTTGGTCAATGACTGCTTGTTCAATATCTATTGCGGAAGCCGCAGCGTCATTATAGGATACTTTCGCCTCCGCTTGCGGCAAGTTGATTTCCACTTGGCGAACGCCCCATACATCTAGCAGAGCGCCTTTTATGAGTTCAACGTCTTTTTGCTCATGCATCCCTTGAATCGATAGCTTCTTTATTTTCATCAAAAAAGCCTCCTCGGAATTAAGATTAGTGAACAGAAGGAGGGCCTTTACGCAAACCTTCGCCCATTCCTTTCATGAATTCAAGCGCTGTATATAACGTAGAATTCACATCTGAGTCCCGCAAGTTTTTGGTTAAGCCCCATAGACCGCTAGGTTTTCCTTCGTCTGTTGGGTCGCTTGTTGTTTTCTGTAAGCCATGCGCGACCCCATTTAAGATGCGGCTTAATTGTTCCGGTTCAATTTGACCTATAAATCTTGCTAAGCTCGTCACGTTTTTAACCGAGTGATAGACAGACTGTTGGTTTAATTGCTGGAGGGCCAGCATGCTAACTTCCTCCCGCGTCTTCAATACCCCTTGTAAAATGTCCAATAGTCCAGCTTCATGCGCTTCCTTGAGGATGTCTAAAAAAACGATTAACGCATCCTTACTTTCCGCGACAGCCCCAAGCACCTCTTGGATATCTTGACTTTGCGCTTCCGCTGGATCTATCTGCTCCCTCTCGATGTTACGGATGGCTTTGGCCATGTTGTTCGCCTCCATTTTCTAACCATTCTGGGATCGGCGTGAAGTCTGCCCGTTTCCATTTGTCTTCCACTTTGATGCCGATTTGAGGGACACGGTTACCAAAACGATGATTCACATCAGGCAAAGGTGGTTCTCCTTGCGCTTCGAGCACGACCATTTTCACGTTCATTTCCTTGTAATTTGGCGTATGGGTAATCCGATCATGATAGCTACTCGTCAAACGGTTCACCATGTCTTCATCCGTTGTTGAGTTCATCGTTAGATATAGCTCATTCCCTTTTACTGTATCTGTTACATGAGCTCTCACTTCGACCTCTCCATATGGGGAAGTCAACTGAACTAAAGCTCCATCGTCAATCCCTCGTTGTTCAGCTAATTCCGGCGAAACCTCTAGCCACGGCTGAGATACTTTGTGAACAATCCCCGGCACACGGTACGTTAAATTCCCTTCATGGAAATGTTCAAGCAACCTTCCGTTGTTTAAGTGCAGATCATAATCTTCTCCAGGATCAAATGGCGGCGTCCAATCGACTGGGAACAAGCGGGCTTTGCCATCTGGAAAAGCAAATTTATCGGTGTAAAGCAGTTCAGTGTCTGTTCCATCGGCTTGAACTGGCCATAGTTGCGAGTTGAACCCTTCCAAACGTTCGTAGCTAACCCCCGCAAAAACAGGCGCCAACCGCGCGGCTTCGGCCATAATTTCGCTTGGATGCGTATAATTCCAATTGGCTCCGAGTTTGTTAGCGAGCAGTTGGAAAATTTCCCAATCGGGTTTCGACTCGCCCATCGGTTCTAACACACGGTAAAACCGTTGAATGCGTCGCTCCGTGTTCGTAAAGGTTCCCTCTTTTTCCAAACTCGGCGCGGCTGGCAACACAACATCCGCAAACTGAGCGGTTCTTGAAAAAAAGATGTCCTGGACAACAAAAAAGTCTAGTTTTTCAAACGCAGAGTCAACATGGTTGCTATTCGAGTCGACAATGGCCATTTCTTCTCCGAACAAATACATCGCTTTGAGCTTGCCTTTATGAATCATCTCGACCATTTGATGGTTGTTCAATCCAGGCTTAGCGGGTAGCTCAACACCCCAAGCATGCCCGTATTTTTTCCGAACTTGCGCGTCTTCCACGGGCTCATATCCAGGCATCCAAGCAGGCATCGTGCCGAAATCGCAAGCGCCTTGAACGTTATTATGGCCACGCAGCGGATAAGCTCCAGCCCCTGGTTTACCGTAATTGCCCGTAACGAGCAACAAATTAGATATAGCTGTGCTCGTATCCGTCGCCCCGAGGTGTTGGGTAACCCCCATCCCCCATAAAATACAGACACCTTCTGCTTCGTGTACCATTTTAGCCAGTTGGATCAAGGTCTGTTGCTCAATTCCTGTCGTTTCTTCAGCGTATTCCAGCGTAAACTTTTCTAAAGATGCAACGTATTCTTCATATCCATTGACACGTTCTTCAATAAACGATTGCGCCCCCCACCCTTGATCAATGATATATTTGGTAATCGCATTCAATAACACCAAGTCTGTCGATGGTTTAGGGTGAATAAACAAATCCGCTCGTTCTGCAAGTTCATTCTTCCTTAAATCAACAACCGCTAATTTTTGCCCATGTAATTTATGAGCCCGTTTAATCCGAGTTGCCAACACGGGATGGGATTCCGCGGGATTCGCTCCAATCACGAGCACGAGACCAGCGGAGTAAATATCTTGAATCGTTCCAGAGTCCCCTCCGATTCCGACAGTTCGAATTAGACCAGCGGTAGCTGGGGACTGACAATATCGTGAACAGTTGTCCACATTATTTGTACCCATCACTGCGCGGGCCAACTTTTGAAACAAATAGTTCTCTTCATTCGTACACTTCGATGAGGCAATGTATCCGATGGAATCAGAACCCTCTCGTTCCTTGATTTCTGTTAACTTAGAGGCGATTAAATCAAGCGCCTCATCCCAGCTCGCCTCGACAAAGCGGTCTCCTTTTCGGATCAATGGCTTTGTTAACCGCTCCTCGCTGTTGACAAAATCCCAGCCAAATTTCCCTTTAATGCAAGTGGAAATTCCGTTGGCAGGCGCCTCCTGTTGCGGCTCGACTTTTAGTATTTTCCGATCTTTTGTCCAGATTTCAAAACTACAGCCAACCCCGCAATACGTACAGACTGTTTTTGTCCGCTTGATCCGAGCTTTTCTCATCGCTGCTTCCATCTCAGATATCACAAAGATTTCTTTGTAACCTGGCTCGATTTCTTTCGTGAGATCGATCATCGGCTCAAGCGCTTGTTTCGGTATCCCTGTCAAATAACCGGCCTCACCGAGCATTGATTTTTCCATTAGAGCATTACAAGGACATACAGTGACACAATGCCCACACGATACGCAGGAGGATTCATCGATCGACACATCGTTATCCCAAATGACGCGGGGATGTTCGCGGTTCCAATCGATCGTTAATGTTTCGTTGACTTGTAAATCTTGACAAGCCTCCACACATAAACCACATAAAATACATTGATCTGGTTCGTAACGATAGAATGGATGGGTATTGTCGGGAGGATACGGTTTCGGTTTAAATTCATACTGCTGATGCTCAATTTCGAAATATTCCGCTGTATTATGGACGGTACAATTTCCATTGTTGTTATCGCACACTGTGCAGTACAGTTCATGGCGCGTTAAAATGCGTTCCATTCCTTCACGTTGAGCCGCCTTCGCCTTGTCTGAAATAGAGCTGATTTCCATGCCCGGTTTAGCTTCAGTCGCGCACGAGCGAACCAGTTCCCCGTTTATTTCAACATAACATGTATCACACGACTGGATTGCTCCCAATTGATCATGAAAACAAATACTTGGGATGTACAAGTCTTGTTCTCTTGCCGCCTCTAAAACCTTTTGACCCGGCTTTGCAAACAAATCTTGGTTATTGATCCGAATCGAAAATTGCTCCTGTCTCGATCCCATTAAATCCAACTCCCTTCAACTTACCTGTACCTTATTTTGGTTCAGAGTTGGTATTTATATGTAAAAATTTTCAATTTAATTGAATAATAGGATGAGGATCGAGGGTGGTAAGCGAAAAGGGCAAAGGCGCGCAGAAAACCGAACTGAATGAGCACTGAAATTCCCGCTATTTTCACTAGAACACTTCTTAAGGTTTGATCAACAAGTTTCTCAATAAAAAACTAATGAAATAATGGATGGAACCGACAATTAGCAATACGAAAAAACCTTCCGCAATCCGCAAATAGACAGTTAACCACGCGCTGTATAAAATGGTGTACAAAAGGAGCAACAGAACCGCCGTAAATATCGCTAAAATAATTCTTTCCTTTCTTCCTTTGTAAAAGAGAGCCCCCGCTGAACTAATTGAACCCAAAAGGATCGCTTCCCCGGACAAGAATCGCAAACTGTTAAGAGAATTAGTCATCTCATCCTCTATCGGTAAATTAGCGTTACAAATCGATAATGCGACGATGAATGAAAGCAACAGATAAGCCCCAAATAAGTATTTCTTCAAATTTAAATATCTCTCCCTTGTAATGTAACAGCCGCGCAGAGGAACTCCGCGCGGCTGTTAACATTTTCCTCTATTTACGATTTATTATTTGGATCGATCTGACAGCCTGTCTCATCACACGCGTCGCCAGAATGCTCATCATCGTTATTGACGATTGAAAGCGGCTGGCTTTCTTGCCATGCTTTGTCTAACGTTTTTAAAAAGAATTCGCTTGGATGGGCTCCAGAAATCCCATATTTCCGATCTATTACATAAAAAGGGACAGCGCGGACCCCCAACTCCTGAGCTTCTCGTTGTTCAGTTCGAACTTGTTCACTATACGCGGTACCATCTAGCATCGCGGCGATTTGCTTTGTGTCCAGTCCAACCTCTTCGCCAAGCTCCAAGAGTGTTTCTCGATCGCTCAGCCGTTTTCCTTCAATAAAGTAAGCGGAAAACAAACGCTCAACCATTTGCGGTTGCTTGCCTGACGCGGTCGCTAATAGCGTTAACCGATGGGCATCAAACGTATTAGCGGGAATCATCTTGTCAAACTGAAAATCAAGTCCTTCAGCTTGCGCTTGTTGGTTCATATCGGCGTACGTTTTTTTCGCCTGTTCCCGACTCATCCCATATTTCGTCGCTAGGTTATCATAAGCATCCATTGTCGCATCTTTTGGTTTTTCTGGGTCTAATTCAAAACTTTTGTAAGTAATTTTAACATGTTCGCTATGAGCAAACTCTTTTAACGCGGCCTCCAGCCGACGAGCGCCAATATAGCAAAACGGTCACATGTAATCAGACCAAATTTCAATCTTCATTCCGACACCTCCATCTTTCATCTATTCTAACTTAGTTTACCAAAGCCATTCAACTCTATGGCGCCGACCGCGTCAGACTATGTACATCGTATGAATTTGCTCCTCACTCGCGGCTATATCCGTTCAAACAATCCTAGTTCTCTAATTTGTTTGCCGTCGAGTCGGGCTAATTGATTTAGAAATTCAATTTGGAAACTCCCTGGTCCTTCTGCGCCTTTCAGGCGCGCGGCCGTTTCGGCGGCTATACCATAACTTACAAGCGCCGCGATGGACGCAATTAATAAATTGGATTCAACCGCGGCGAACGCGCCGATTACAGCGGTTACTAAGCAGCCGGTACCCGTCACCTTTGTCAGTAAAGCATTCCCATTTTTTACAGCATAGGTAACTTTTCCATCGCTAATAATGTCCGTTTCACCGGTAATGACGACAACTGTCTTCAGCGCTACTGCAGCTTTTTTGGCTAAATCGACGATATCTCCATCGCCCTCTCCAGCGTCAACCCCTTTAATCGCCCACTCCTGTCCAACGACATTAGCGACCTCAGCGGCATTTCCTCTAAGGATGGAAACGCGGGTATCTCGAACGATTTTTCGAGCAGTATTTGTTCGATAAGGAGTTGCGCCCGCGCCGACGGGATCAAATAATAACGGAACACCCGCGCTATTCGCAGCTTGCCCCGCTAGTAACATCGCCTCTACTTCTGTTTCATTTAATGTGCCGATATTTAAAACGACAGCCCCTGCGATGCGCGCCATGTCGGCGACCTCTTGTTTCGCGTAGGCCATCACAGGTGAGGCGCCTAAAGCTAATAAACCGTTTGCAGTAAAATTTGTGACGACGACATTAGTCATGCTGTGCACAAGTGGATTATGGTTACGAATTCGTTCTAATAGTTCAGCAATCTTATCGTTTTGCATCGGTACCAATCCCCTTTATATATAGTTTACAGCCTATTCCTATTTTACTGCTACAGCATTTCGCTTGTCTAATGTATTAAAAAAGACCCGCCGCTTTGCAACGGTCAGGTCAGGTCTGGCTAACTTGTCATCGAGCATTAACCCCAGTTTATATAGTCAATTTCAGTCTCGTGATCAAGTATAAAAACTAACAACTCTTCATAATCCTGAAACTGCTGTTCCAGCGCGTCTTCGTTTCGCATATACACCGTGGCAATCCGTTCTTGGCTCATCGTCTTATTCACCCCTTTATTAGAATGCGTCGACCGTTAGTTACTTATCCGAACCTATTTTTCCTATCGGATTTCTGCTACAATTTGGTTACTAACATTAAAAAAGGACGTGTTAATAATGGACAATATTTATCTCGATTATAATGCGAGCACTCCAATTGACCAGGAAGTAGCCGAGGCGATGCAACCTTATCTGAGCGATTTTTTTGGCAATCCTTCAAGCAGCCATTGGGCGTCGAAACAAGCGGGATCTGCTATTCAACAAGCCCGAGCCCAAGTCGCTTCTTTATTAGGTTGCAGCTCTGATGAAATTATTTTCACTAGCGGCGGCAGCGAAGCGAATAATCACGCTCTGAAAGGAGTCTTTTATGCCCTGCAAGCGAAAGGAAAACATATCATTACGAGCAAGATCGAACATCCTGCGATCCTTGCCCCTTGTCATTTTCTTGAGAAATTGGGAGCCGAAGTAACGTATGTTGGCGTTGATGAATTTGGACAAGTGTCTGTCGAGGAAGTGAAGCGAGCGATTCGCGAAGATACAATTCTGATCTCGATTATGCACGCGAACAATGAGGTGGGAACGCTGCAACCGATTGAAAAAATCTCCCATATCGCAAAAGAGCGTGGCATTTTGTTGCATACAGACGCGGCGCAATCCGTTGGAAAAGTTCCAACTCGCGTGGATGAACTTGGCGTGGATCTGCTAACGATTGCCGGTCATAAAATGTATGCTCCGAAAGGGGTTGGCGCCCTTTACATTCGCCAAGGGACTCCAATCGAGAGCTTTATCCATGGAGCGGGACATGAAAATGGCCGTCGAGCCGGCACGGAAAATGTGATGTTTATCGTCGGCTTAGGTAAAGCGTCCGCTCTCGCTGAACAAAACCTTGAGAATCAAGGCGAAGGCCAGCTAAGGGATCACTTTGAACAGGCTTTGAAAAAGCATTTTGGAGAACGAGTAGTCATTAATGGGCATCCGACAGAACGCTTGCCAAACACAGCGAGTATAAGTTTTGTAGAACAAATAGGACAAGATATTTTGAAAAAGCTACCCGAAGTTGCTGCCTCAACAGGAGCCGCCTGTGACTCGGGACAAGTCCAACTATCTTCGGTCCTAAAAGAGATGAAGGTGGAGCCTAGGGTTGGAATGGGAACGATCCGTTTCAGCCTTGGACGATATACGACATTAGAGCAAATTGAACATGTCGTTGAATCCTTAGTAAACACTATATAAAAATAGAAAAGGCGAGCCGCTCAATAACGGTTTGCCTTTTCCATTTCATTTCCCTTCCAATATTTCCTAGGCAAGCGCAGGATTCAACAATTTACTTACAAATTCAACAAGAATCTGTATTTCTATTGTTTTTTCTACATAAATCAATTACATTTAAATTACGGTAAACGCGTGTTTTTAGCGTACCATCATCCTTAGCTGAATGGAAGGAGGCTACTATGACTGAACATCTTTTAATCATATTTCCTCACCCCGATGATGAAGCATTTAGTTGCGCGGGAATGGTCCGCTCCTATACGGAACGGGGAGTCCCAACGACTTATATTTGTTTGACATTAGGTGAAATGGGTCGCAATATGGGCAATCCTATTTTCGCCAATCGAGAGACGCTACCTTTGATTCGTAAGAAAGAATTAGAACAAGCTTGTGAGGCGATGGGTGTTAACGATCTGCGATTATGGGGGATGCGAGATAAAACGATTGAATTTGAAGTAGAGCTTGCTGATCAGCTTTATGACGCGCTGTTAGCGATAAAACCAACCAAAGTCATTAGTTTCTATCCAGGTTTCAGCGTCCATCCTGATCATGATGCCTGCGCGGAGGCCGTTGTCAAAGCCATCCGAAAATTAGAACCTACGCAAAGGCCCATCTTTTATGGTGTCGCTTTTGCCGCAGACTCAATAGAAAAATTAGGTCGACCGTCTTTCATTGTTGACGTTTCTCGATATCGAGACGTGAAGATGGCTGTTTTAGAAGCCCACGCGTCACAAAGCGAAGGAATGCTCAATCGTGTAACGAAATACAAAGAACCAGCCCTATTGAAACGACTAGAGGAAGAATGGTTCTGGGGTATAGATTTTAGCAAGTAAATCAAATCATATGCTAAAAAAGGACTGTCTGGTACGTTCTACTCAAGAGCGTACCAGACAGTCCTTTTCGGTTATGTAAACCGCGCGCCCATGTCCGAGTAGAATCAACCGAATATTCCAGAAGAAAGTTCACTCAGATCAAGCTGCCTCGCAGCGCGCAACAATTTTCACTTAGGGCTGCTTTCTTCCGAACCTGACCCGATTCATGAATTGTTGCCGCGCGAGACTTGATCGTCATCGGCGCTTTCATCCGTTTTCCTCACTTGATTCACCCTCGCATAGGAGTTCAATCCCGCTGGACGGATTGCGGGTTACAGGGCACCGTCAGCTCCCCATCTAGCGCGGTTTATAACGTAAACAGTTTGTTTTGTGGATTAACCTTACTATAACATGCAAGAGCATAGATAACATTAGTAGATGTCATCCACATTTTCCAAATCATCACCGTATTCAGCAATGATTGGTAACCACACCGTGAAAGTTGTCCCCTTGCCAAGTTCACTATGAACCGAGATCTTTCCATGATGCAACTTAACCAATTGCTGGACAATCGATAACCCAAGCCCAGTCCCTTTATTTGCTTTTGAACGGACGCGATCCCCTTTAAAGAAACGCTCCCAGATTCTTTCCAAATCACCCGTTTCAATGCCTATCCCCGTATCTTTGATGTTAAT
This portion of the Ammoniphilus oxalaticus genome encodes:
- a CDS encoding histidine kinase dimerization/phospho-acceptor domain-containing protein, whose translation is MDTKWKNNWARVIVWLLLFSHGVHGVMTTITQGPDYIGKNYFGTHSFQFELNRYIDDLLVFELNYIPIEEAKKQITVTSEEIEEHRLRYGELPDQVQNIKDQYEDKINQAIANNNQQNADAYTAERDRKIEDITENFRNDEHVLAKVAKEKEAEIDEIYKGLDRGRTGFKQHYRYFVYRITDKETGQVYSNLSAKDREQKIRDGQMAYLRDYSLGNSQSVQESHHRTGGISYSGDIPVDHPYKLPIETSPRNFEGQIGVTNAIKTSSDYAAFQSQQRLFYVYAISGVVSLLISLFVVNRWQIIERIAPRTGQATFNRVPLDFAAGITAIALFIAFNRLDTVRFIRVESVSRAIRFLFYNSLWTGLAIALLIYLYRRLKEGSDPQADFRGSMTARIWQTAQESFLIRSTGVQIFLILLFALGLGPGAIIVYLFNSSFLFVLYCGIALLIGLPLLYLILRQAGYFNKIALYLENIVQGYAVPDLTIKGQSKLAKIAENVNRLKQGVKVSQQEQAKSERLKTELITNVSHDLRTPLTSVITYTELLKQPNLSDEERASYVGIIDQKSKRLKVLIDDLFEASKMASGSVELTKQKVDLVQLLQQALAEYDEQIKTSGLQFRITTPETPVYALVDGQKVWRAFDNLIYNILKYSLEHTRVYISVQADGSIARIIFRNIAKYELGENVDELFERFKRGDTSRQTEGSGLGLAIAKSIIDLHDGSLDIEVDGDLFKVTISLQSA
- a CDS encoding heavy-metal-associated domain-containing protein translates to MKIKKLSIQGMHEQKDVELIKGALLDVWGVRQVEINLPQAEAKVSYNDAAASAIDIEQAVIDQGYALDREEV
- a CDS encoding DUF1641 domain-containing protein codes for the protein MAKAIRNIEREQIDPAEAQSQDIQEVLGAVAESKDALIVFLDILKEAHEAGLLDILQGVLKTREEVSMLALQQLNQQSVYHSVKNVTSLARFIGQIEPEQLSRILNGVAHGLQKTTSDPTDEGKPSGLWGLTKNLRDSDVNSTLYTALEFMKGMGEGLRKGPPSVH
- the fdhF gene encoding formate dehydrogenase subunit alpha, with amino-acid sequence MGSRQEQFSIRINNQDLFAKPGQKVLEAAREQDLYIPSICFHDQLGAIQSCDTCYVEINGELVRSCATEAKPGMEISSISDKAKAAQREGMERILTRHELYCTVCDNNNGNCTVHNTAEYFEIEHQQYEFKPKPYPPDNTHPFYRYEPDQCILCGLCVEACQDLQVNETLTIDWNREHPRVIWDNDVSIDESSCVSCGHCVTVCPCNALMEKSMLGEAGYLTGIPKQALEPMIDLTKEIEPGYKEIFVISEMEAAMRKARIKRTKTVCTYCGVGCSFEIWTKDRKILKVEPQQEAPANGISTCIKGKFGWDFVNSEERLTKPLIRKGDRFVEASWDEALDLIASKLTEIKEREGSDSIGYIASSKCTNEENYLFQKLARAVMGTNNVDNCSRYCQSPATAGLIRTVGIGGDSGTIQDIYSAGLVLVIGANPAESHPVLATRIKRAHKLHGQKLAVVDLRKNELAERADLFIHPKPSTDLVLLNAITKYIIDQGWGAQSFIEERVNGYEEYVASLEKFTLEYAEETTGIEQQTLIQLAKMVHEAEGVCILWGMGVTQHLGATDTSTAISNLLLVTGNYGKPGAGAYPLRGHNNVQGACDFGTMPAWMPGYEPVEDAQVRKKYGHAWGVELPAKPGLNNHQMVEMIHKGKLKAMYLFGEEMAIVDSNSNHVDSAFEKLDFFVVQDIFFSRTAQFADVVLPAAPSLEKEGTFTNTERRIQRFYRVLEPMGESKPDWEIFQLLANKLGANWNYTHPSEIMAEAARLAPVFAGVSYERLEGFNSQLWPVQADGTDTELLYTDKFAFPDGKARLFPVDWTPPFDPGEDYDLHLNNGRLLEHFHEGNLTYRVPGIVHKVSQPWLEVSPELAEQRGIDDGALVQLTSPYGEVEVRAHVTDTVKGNELYLTMNSTTDEDMVNRLTSSYHDRITHTPNYKEMNVKMVVLEAQGEPPLPDVNHRFGNRVPQIGIKVEDKWKRADFTPIPEWLENGGEQHGQSHP
- a CDS encoding DsbA family oxidoreductase — translated: MGARRLEAALKEFAHSEHVKITYKSFELDPEKPKDATMDAYDNLATKYGMSREQAKKTYADMNQQAQAEGLDFQFDKMIPANTFDAHRLTLLATASGKQPQMVERLFSAYFIEGKRLSDRETLLELGEEVGLDTKQIAAMLDGTAYSEQVRTEQREAQELGVRAVPFYVIDRKYGISGAHPSEFFLKTLDKAWQESQPLSIVNNDDEHSGDACDETGCQIDPNNKS
- the thiM gene encoding hydroxyethylthiazole kinase, whose translation is MQNDKIAELLERIRNHNPLVHSMTNVVVTNFTANGLLALGASPVMAYAKQEVADMARIAGAVVLNIGTLNETEVEAMLLAGQAANSAGVPLLFDPVGAGATPYRTNTARKIVRDTRVSILRGNAAEVANVVGQEWAIKGVDAGEGDGDIVDLAKKAAVALKTVVVITGETDIISDGKVTYAVKNGNALLTKVTGTGCLVTAVIGAFAAVESNLLIASIAALVSYGIAAETAARLKGAEGPGSFQIEFLNQLARLDGKQIRELGLFERI
- a CDS encoding cysteine desulfurase family protein, producing MDNIYLDYNASTPIDQEVAEAMQPYLSDFFGNPSSSHWASKQAGSAIQQARAQVASLLGCSSDEIIFTSGGSEANNHALKGVFYALQAKGKHIITSKIEHPAILAPCHFLEKLGAEVTYVGVDEFGQVSVEEVKRAIREDTILISIMHANNEVGTLQPIEKISHIAKERGILLHTDAAQSVGKVPTRVDELGVDLLTIAGHKMYAPKGVGALYIRQGTPIESFIHGAGHENGRRAGTENVMFIVGLGKASALAEQNLENQGEGQLRDHFEQALKKHFGERVVINGHPTERLPNTASISFVEQIGQDILKKLPEVAASTGAACDSGQVQLSSVLKEMKVEPRVGMGTIRFSLGRYTTLEQIEHVVESLVNTI
- the bshB2 gene encoding bacillithiol biosynthesis deacetylase BshB2, coding for MTEHLLIIFPHPDDEAFSCAGMVRSYTERGVPTTYICLTLGEMGRNMGNPIFANRETLPLIRKKELEQACEAMGVNDLRLWGMRDKTIEFEVELADQLYDALLAIKPTKVISFYPGFSVHPDHDACAEAVVKAIRKLEPTQRPIFYGVAFAADSIEKLGRPSFIVDVSRYRDVKMAVLEAHASQSEGMLNRVTKYKEPALLKRLEEEWFWGIDFSK